The following are from one region of the Coffea eugenioides isolate CCC68of chromosome 2, Ceug_1.0, whole genome shotgun sequence genome:
- the LOC113759190 gene encoding L-type lectin-domain containing receptor kinase IV.1-like, which produces MSFRLVTTFLAYFLIHIGADAGASGDVGFIYEGFQSTNLSLDGLAKVTNNGLLQITNISQLQTGHTFYPDPINFKSTSYSSAFSFSTQFVFAIKPEPSGQTGHGLAFVIAPTRGLPGGLPTQFLGLFNDSTNGNATNHVFAVELDTIQTHEFHDINDNHVGIDINSLISTVSQPASYRPNDRNSFHNLSLSSAQPMQLWVEYHGENKRIDVTLAPIAAAKPTTPLLSWSYDLSPILQQTMYVGFSASTGSLAAADHFVLGWSFKMNGVAQALDLSRLPKLPRFGPKKVSKFFTVGLPLICVFLLLVVTSGLAYHLGRKWKFAEVLEEWELAYGPHRFKYKDLYIATRGFREKEMLGAGGFGRVYKGVLHTNKMEIAVKKVSHQSRQGMREFVAEIVSIGQLRHRNLVPLLGYCRRKGELLLVYEFMSNGSLDRFLYNQPKSTLNWSQRLRVIKGVASGLFYLHEEWEQVVIHRDVKASNVLVDAELNGRLGDFGLARLYDHGALPQTTHVVGTLGYLAPEHYRTGKATTSTDVYAFGAFLLEVACGRRPIDPQAPGDEILVDWVFSCWKEGDIVQAIDRKLGSQYVKEEAELVLKLGLLCSHLEPTIRPSMRQVLVYLEGTVPLPELSSIGISAIGLGFTHACGFKCTALSLSSSTDNNFSRSVAESPLSGDR; this is translated from the coding sequence ATGTCATTCAGACTAGTAACAACATTCCTGGCCTATTTTCTGATTCACATTGGAGCTGATGCAGGAGCATCTGGCGATGTTGGATTCATCTATGAAGGATTTCAATCAACAAATCTAAGCCTGGATGGATTAGCCAAAGTTACCAACAACGGCCTTCTGCAGATAACCAATATTTCCCAATTACAAACGGGGCATACCTTTTATCCTGATCCCATCAATTTTAAGAGCACGTCTTATAGTTCAGCTTTCTCCTTTTCCACCCAATTTGTGTTTGCAATAAAGCCTGAACCCTCAGGCCAGACTGGTCATGGATTGGCTTTCGTGATTGCACCGACAAGAGGCCTGCCTGGGGGGCTTCCCACACAGTTCCTTGGCCTCTTCAATGATAGCACCAATGGAAATGCAACTAATCATGTCTTCGCTGTGGAGCTTGACACTATCCAAACTCACGAATTTCATGATATCAATGATAACCATGTTGGAATTGATATTAACTCCTTGATTTCTACAGTGTCGCAGCCAGCAAGTTACCGCCCTAATGACAGGAATTCATTTCACAACTTAAGTCTTAGTAGTGCTCAGCCGATGCAGCTCTGGGTGGAATATCATGGGGAGAATAAGAGAATCGATGTAACATTAGCTCCAATAGCAGCTGCTAAACCAACTACCCCTCTTTTATCTTGGTCATATGATCTTTCCCCCATCTTACAGCAAACAATGTATGTTGGCTTTTCTGCATCCACTGGTTCACTAGCAGCTGCTGATCATTTTGTATTGGGATGGAGCTTCAAGATGAATGGTGTTGCACAAGCACTTGATCTCTCTCGGCTTCCCAAGCTACCTCGATTTGGACCCAAGAAGGTGTCTAAATTCTTTACCGTTGGATTGCCTTTAATTTGCGTATTTTTGTTGTTAGTTGTAACATCTGGATTAGCTTATCATCTAGGGAGGAAGTGGAAGTTTGCAGAGGTGCTGGAAGAATGGGAGCTTGCCTATGGACCCCATAGATTCAAGTATAAAGACTTGTATATTGCCACCAGAGGTTTTAGAGAAAAAGAGATGCTGGGGGCGGGGGGCTTTGGCAGGGTCTACAAAGGAGTACTGCACACAAACAAGATGGAAATTGCTGTCAAGAAGGTGTCTCATCAATCAAGACAGGGAATGAGAGAATTTGTTGCAGAAATCGTTAGTATTGGCCAGCTACGCCATAGAAATTTAGTACCTCTCTTGGGTTATTGTCGGCGTAAAGGAGAGCTACTTTTGGTGTATGAATTTATGTCCAATGGTAGTTTGGACAGGTTTCTGTACAACCAACCGAAGTCTACCCTTAACTGGAGCCAGAGGTTGCGAGTCATTAAAGGTGTGGCATCCGGATTATTCTATCTACATGAAGAATGGGAGCAAGTAGTGATTCATAGAGATGTGAAAGCCAGCAATGTATTGGTAGATGCTGAATTGAATGGAAGATTAGGAGATTTTGGCCTCGCGAGGCTATATGATCATGGTGCACTCCCTCAAACCACCCACGTAGTTGGAACTCTTGGATACCTTGCCCCTGAGCACTATAGAACAGGGaaagccacaactagcactGATGTATATGCTTTTGGGGCCTTTTTGCTAGAGGTTGCTTGTGGAAGAAGGCCAATAGATCCACAAGCACCAGGAGATGAAATATTGGTTGATTGGGTGTTTTCGTGCTGGAAAGAAGGTGATATTGTTCAGGCAATTGATCGAAAATTGGGTTCCCAGTATGTGAAAGAGGAGGCAGAATTGGTATTGAAATTAGGCTTGTTATGCTCTCATTTAGAACCTACGATTAGACCAAGTATGCGGCAAGTTCTGGTGTACTTGGAGGGAACAGTTCCACTGCCAGAGTTATCATCAATTGGCATTTCTGCCATTGGTCTTGGTTTCACCCATGCTTGTGGCTTTAAGTGTACTGCCTTGTCATTGTCTTCTTCTACAGACAATAACTTTTCACGTTCTGTAGCAGAATCTCCTCTCTCTGGAGACCGGTGA
- the LOC113763086 gene encoding L-type lectin-domain containing receptor kinase IV.1-like gives MSFTLVTTFLALLVIVHIGADSAAPDDVGFIYEGFRSSNLSLDGIAKITDNGLLRITNITKLQMGHAFYPDPINFKSASNGPAFSFSTQFVFAIVPEVSGLSGHGMAFVIAPTRGLPGGLPTQFLGLFNDSTNGNASNHVFAVELDTIQTHEFNDINDNHVGIDIDSLFSTASQPASYRANNKNSFDNLTLSSAQRMQLWVEYDGESKVINVTLAPIAAAKPNTPLLSLSYDLSPILRQTMYVGFSASTGSLAAAHFVLGWSFKVNGVAQALDLSRLPKLPRFGPKKVSKFFTVGLPLICTFLLLLVISGVAYHLRRKWKFAEVMEEWELAYGPHRFKYKDLYIATKGFREKELLGAGGFGRVYKGVLPTNKMEVAVKKVSHQSRQGMREFIAEIISIGRLRHRNLVPLLGYCRRKGELLLVYEFMSNGSLDKFLYNQPKSTLNWSQRLRVIKGVASGLFYLHEEWEQVVIHRDVKASNVLIDAELNGRLGDFGLARLYDHGTLPQTTHVVGTIGYLAPEHNRTGKATTSTDVYAFGAFLLEVACGRRPIDPQAPEEDVILVDWVFSCWKAGDILRAVDQNLGTEYVKEEAELVLKLGLLCSHSEPSIRPSMRQVLLYLDGSVLLPELSSLGISAVGLGFAIPGSSDGISSSLSSMDKGFSHTVTESILSGGR, from the coding sequence ATGTCATTCACACTAGTAACAACATTCCTGGCCCTTCTTGTAATAGTTCACATAGGAGCTGATTCAGCAGCACCTGATGATGTTGGGTTCATCTATGAAGGATTTCGATCATCAAATCTAAGCCTGGACGGAATAGCCAAAATTACCGACAATGGCCTCTTAAGGATAACCAACATCACCAAGTTACAAATGGGGCATGCCTTTTATCCTGATCCCATCAATTTCAAGAGCGCGTCTAATGGCCCAGCTTTCTCTTTTTCCACCCAATTTGTGTTTGCAATAGTGCCTGAAGTCTCAGGCCTGAGTGGTCATGGAATGGCTTTCGTGATCGCACCAACAAGAGGCCTCCCAGGAGGGCTTCCCACACAGTTCCTTGGCCTCTTCAATGATAGCACCAATGGAAATGCAAGTAATCATGTTTTCGCGGTGGAGCTCGACACTATCCAAACCCATGAGTTTAACGATATCAACGACAACCATGTTGGAATTGACATTGACTCCTTGTTTTCTACAGCATCGCAGCCAGCAAGTTACCGAGCTAATAACAAGAATTCATTTGACAACTTAACTCTTAGTAGTGCGCAGCGGATGCAACTCTGGGTGGAATATGATGGGGAGAGTAAGGTAATCAATGTTACATTAGCTCCAATTGCAGCGGCTAAACCAAATACTCCTCTTTTGTCATTGTCATATGATCTTTCGCCTATTCTACGGCAAACCATGTATGTTGGCTTTTCTGCATCCACTGGTTCACTAGCAGCTGCTCATTTTGTATTGGGATGGAGCTTCAAGGTGAATGGTGTTGCGCAAGCACTTGACCTCTCTCGACTTCCCAAGCTACCTCGATTTGGACCCAAGAAGGTATCGAAATTTTTTACTGTAGGATTGCCACTAATTTGCACATTTTTGTTGTTGCTCGTAATATCTGGAGTAGCTTATCATCTAAGGAGGAAGTGGAAGTTTGCAGAGGTGATGGAAGAATGGGAGCTTGCCTATGGACCCCATAGATTTAAGTATAAAGACTTGTACATAGCCACCAAAGGTTTTAGAGAAAAAGAGCTGCTGGGGGCAGGGGGATTTGGCAGGGTCTACAAAGGAGTATTGCCTACTAACAAGATGGAAGTTGCTGTCAAGAAGGTATCTCATCAATCAAGACAGGGAATGAGAGAATTTATTGCAGAAATCATCAGTATTGGTCGCTTACGCCACCGAAACTTAGTACCCCTCTTGGGCTATTGTCGGCGTAAAGGAGAGCTACTTTTAGTATATGAATTTATGTCCAATGGTAGTCTTGACAAATTTCTCTACAATCAACCCAAGTCCACCCTTAACTGGAGCCAGAGACTTCGAGTCATCAAAGGCGTAGCGTCTGGATTATTCTATCTACACGAAGAATGGGAGCAAGTAGTGATTCACAGAGATGTCAAAGCCAGTAATGTATTGATAGATGCTGAATTGAATGGAAGATTAGGAGATTTTGGCCTCGCGAGGCTATACGATCATGGGACTCTCCCTCAAACCACCCACGTAGTAGGAACTATTGGATACCTTGCCCCTGAGCACAACAGAACAGGTAAGGCCACAACTAGCACTGATGTATATGCTTTTGGGGCCTTTTTACTAGAGGTTGCCTGTGGTAGAAGGCCAATAGATCCACAAGCACCAGAAGAGGATGTGATATTGGTTGATTGGGTATTCTCGTGCTGGAAAGCAGGTGATATTCTCCGGGCAGTTGATCAAAATCTGGGCACTGAGTATGTGAAGGAAGAGGCAGAATTGGTGTTGAAGCTAGGCTTGTTATGCTCTCATTCAGAACCTAGCATTAGGCCAAGTATGCGGCAAGTTCTGCTGTATTTGGATGGATCAGTTCTGCTACCAGAGTTGTCATCACTTGGCATTTCTGCTGTTGGTCTGGGGTTCGCCATTCCTGGTAGCTCTGATGGAATTTCCTCCTCGTTGTCTTCCATGGACAAGGGCTTTTCACATACTGTAACTGAATCTATTCTCTCTGGTGGTAGGTGA